One segment of Verrucomicrobiota bacterium DNA contains the following:
- a CDS encoding ATP-binding cassette domain-containing protein produces the protein MPLLSLRNTTLAFGGPPILDTVQMSVEMGERVCIVGRNGEGKSTLLKIILGEQEPDAGEFERQPGLKIAKLDQDPRVEIPGTVFDVVAQGAGESALLIAEYHHITMELGGENDDKILERMHEIEQVLQDTDGWELEQKIERILTRLTLNGDAEFNTLSGGMKRRTLLAQALVAEPDLLLLDEPTNHMDIDSIRWLEDFMMKYGKSILFITHDRMFLRKLATRIIELDRGRLTSWDCSYDLFLERKATLLQAEEKENKVFDKKLSKEEVWIRKGIQARRTRNEGRVRALKDLRVERSQRRERSGTARLSMQDGASSGRKVIMAEDVSMAFDGKTYINPFTATIWRGDKIGIIGPNGSGKTTLLRLLLKQLEPVSGTVEHGSKLEIAYFDQHRSQLDPQKTLVENIWDKSDTLTFNGQPLHVMSYLQRFLFDPNRAQSSIDKLSGGERNRLMLAKLFAQPANVYVLDEPTNDLDIETMELMEEMLLEFNGTILLVSHDREFLNNITTSVLSIENGDVVEYNGGYDDYLRHQTTDTPTPKPAKPKSKESAKKARVISVSENKELESLPVIIEALEKEHTALMENMAQPDYFKTSGLTATEAAKALAALEEKQEKAFARWEELEAIPKKS, from the coding sequence ATGCCTTTACTCAGCCTACGAAATACGACCCTGGCCTTTGGTGGCCCACCTATCCTGGATACCGTTCAGATGTCAGTCGAAATGGGCGAACGCGTTTGTATTGTCGGCAGAAATGGTGAGGGCAAATCTACACTACTCAAAATAATCTTGGGGGAGCAGGAACCAGATGCAGGTGAATTTGAAAGACAACCAGGCTTGAAAATTGCCAAACTGGACCAGGATCCTCGTGTTGAAATTCCGGGGACCGTGTTTGATGTAGTCGCCCAGGGCGCTGGTGAATCGGCCCTCTTGATCGCCGAGTACCACCACATAACCATGGAGCTCGGCGGCGAAAACGACGACAAAATCCTGGAACGTATGCACGAAATCGAGCAGGTGCTGCAAGATACCGATGGCTGGGAACTGGAACAGAAGATTGAAAGAATCCTGACTCGGTTGACCCTGAACGGGGATGCGGAGTTCAATACTTTATCCGGCGGAATGAAACGCCGGACCCTCCTGGCGCAAGCCTTGGTCGCAGAGCCGGATCTTCTTTTATTGGATGAACCTACCAATCATATGGACATTGATTCCATACGCTGGCTCGAAGACTTCATGATGAAATATGGGAAATCCATTCTGTTTATTACTCACGACCGGATGTTCCTGAGGAAATTAGCGACGCGGATTATTGAGTTGGACCGTGGCAGATTAACCAGCTGGGATTGCTCCTACGACCTGTTTCTTGAGCGCAAAGCCACCCTACTCCAGGCCGAAGAAAAAGAAAATAAGGTCTTCGACAAAAAACTGTCCAAGGAAGAAGTCTGGATTCGCAAAGGCATTCAAGCCAGACGCACACGGAACGAAGGCCGCGTTCGTGCACTAAAAGACCTAAGGGTCGAGCGCTCACAACGTCGCGAAAGATCGGGTACAGCGAGGCTATCCATGCAAGACGGGGCATCCTCCGGAAGAAAGGTTATCATGGCCGAGGACGTTTCCATGGCCTTCGATGGAAAAACCTACATCAACCCGTTTACTGCCACCATCTGGAGAGGCGACAAGATTGGAATCATTGGTCCCAATGGATCGGGTAAAACAACCCTCCTAAGATTGCTCCTGAAGCAATTAGAGCCCGTCTCTGGAACGGTGGAACACGGTAGTAAATTGGAGATCGCCTATTTCGACCAACACCGCAGCCAGCTCGATCCCCAAAAAACCTTGGTCGAAAACATCTGGGATAAAAGCGACACCCTCACCTTCAACGGTCAACCACTGCATGTAATGTCCTACCTGCAACGCTTTCTGTTCGACCCCAATCGCGCTCAATCTTCCATCGACAAGCTTTCCGGTGGTGAAAGAAACCGCCTCATGTTGGCCAAGCTTTTTGCTCAACCTGCCAATGTCTATGTCCTCGATGAGCCCACCAATGACCTCGACATCGAAACAATGGAGTTGATGGAGGAGATGCTTCTGGAGTTCAACGGAACCATTCTACTGGTTTCTCACGACCGGGAATTTTTAAATAACATTACGACCAGTGTCCTATCGATCGAAAATGGTGATGTGGTAGAATACAACGGCGGCTACGACGACTATTTGCGTCACCAGACCACGGATACTCCGACTCCTAAACCCGCAAAACCAAAATCGAAAGAATCCGCGAAAAAGGCACGAGTAATCTCAGTCAGCGAAAACAAGGAACTTGAAAGTCTTCCAGTCATCATCGAAGCACTCGAGAAAGAACACACCGCATTGATGGAAAACATGGCGCAGCCCGACTATTTCAAAACAAGTGGTTTAACCGCAACCGAAGCAGCGAAAGCGTTAGCCGCATTGGAAGAAAAACAGGAAAAAGCCTTTGCCCGTTGGGAAGAATTAGAAGCCATTCCGAAGAAAAGCTGA